In Canis aureus isolate CA01 chromosome 6, VMU_Caureus_v.1.0, whole genome shotgun sequence, one genomic interval encodes:
- the RGS8 gene encoding regulator of G-protein signaling 8 isoform X3, producing the protein MRTGQRQNKGMRTRLGCLSHKSDSCSDFTAILPDKPNRALKRLSTEEATRWADSFDVLLSHKYGVAAFRAFLKTEFSEENLEFWLACEEFKKTRSTAKLVSKAHRIFEEFVDVQAPREVNIDFQTREATRKNMQEPSLTCFDQAQGKVHSLMEKDSYPRFLRSKMYLDLLSQSQRRLS; encoded by the exons ATGAGGACTGGTCAAAGACA GAACAAAGGGATGAGGACCCGCCTGGGATGCCTGTCTCACAAGTCAGACTCCTGTAGTGATTTCACAGCTATTCTTCCCGACAAGCCCAACCGTGCTCTAAA GAGACTATCCACAGAAGAAGCCACGAGGTGGGCAGATTCCTTTGATGTGCTTCTGTCCCATAAGT ATGGAGTGGCTGCGTTCCGCGCCTTCTTGAAGACAGAGTTCAGCGAGGAGAACCTGGAATTCTGGCTGGCCTGTGAGGAGTTCAAGAAGACCAGGTCAACTGCAAAGCTGGTCTCCAAGGCCCATAGGATCTTTGAGGAGTTTGTGGACGTGCAGGCTCCGAGGGAG gtaaACATAGACTTCCAGACCCGAGAAGCCACCAGGAAGAACATGCAAGAGCCATCcctgacttgctttgaccaagcCCAGGGAAAAGTACACAGCCTCATGGAGAAAGACTCTTATCCCAGGTTCCTGAGGTCCAAAATGTACTTAGATTTGCTGTCCCAAAGCCAGAGGAGGCTCAGTTAG
- the RGS8 gene encoding regulator of G-protein signaling 8 isoform X2, which yields MAALLMPRRNKGMRTRLGCLSHKSDSCSDFTAILPDKPNRALKRLSTEEATRWADSFDVLLSHKYGVAAFRAFLKTEFSEENLEFWLACEEFKKTRSTAKLVSKAHRIFEEFVDVQAPREVNIDFQTREATRKNMQEPSLTCFDQAQGKVHSLMEKDSYPRFLRSKMYLDLLSQSQRRLS from the exons ATGGCCGCTTTACTGATGCCACGCAG GAACAAAGGGATGAGGACCCGCCTGGGATGCCTGTCTCACAAGTCAGACTCCTGTAGTGATTTCACAGCTATTCTTCCCGACAAGCCCAACCGTGCTCTAAA GAGACTATCCACAGAAGAAGCCACGAGGTGGGCAGATTCCTTTGATGTGCTTCTGTCCCATAAGT ATGGAGTGGCTGCGTTCCGCGCCTTCTTGAAGACAGAGTTCAGCGAGGAGAACCTGGAATTCTGGCTGGCCTGTGAGGAGTTCAAGAAGACCAGGTCAACTGCAAAGCTGGTCTCCAAGGCCCATAGGATCTTTGAGGAGTTTGTGGACGTGCAGGCTCCGAGGGAG gtaaACATAGACTTCCAGACCCGAGAAGCCACCAGGAAGAACATGCAAGAGCCATCcctgacttgctttgaccaagcCCAGGGAAAAGTACACAGCCTCATGGAGAAAGACTCTTATCCCAGGTTCCTGAGGTCCAAAATGTACTTAGATTTGCTGTCCCAAAGCCAGAGGAGGCTCAGTTAG
- the RGS8 gene encoding regulator of G-protein signaling 8 isoform X1: MWNSLTCSLSDHPVGKDLQAMRTGQRQNKGMRTRLGCLSHKSDSCSDFTAILPDKPNRALKRLSTEEATRWADSFDVLLSHKYGVAAFRAFLKTEFSEENLEFWLACEEFKKTRSTAKLVSKAHRIFEEFVDVQAPREVNIDFQTREATRKNMQEPSLTCFDQAQGKVHSLMEKDSYPRFLRSKMYLDLLSQSQRRLS; this comes from the exons ATGTGG AACTCCTTAACCTGCAGCCTCTCTGACCATCCAGTTGGCAAAGACCTGCAGGCCATGAGGACTGGTCAAAGACA GAACAAAGGGATGAGGACCCGCCTGGGATGCCTGTCTCACAAGTCAGACTCCTGTAGTGATTTCACAGCTATTCTTCCCGACAAGCCCAACCGTGCTCTAAA GAGACTATCCACAGAAGAAGCCACGAGGTGGGCAGATTCCTTTGATGTGCTTCTGTCCCATAAGT ATGGAGTGGCTGCGTTCCGCGCCTTCTTGAAGACAGAGTTCAGCGAGGAGAACCTGGAATTCTGGCTGGCCTGTGAGGAGTTCAAGAAGACCAGGTCAACTGCAAAGCTGGTCTCCAAGGCCCATAGGATCTTTGAGGAGTTTGTGGACGTGCAGGCTCCGAGGGAG gtaaACATAGACTTCCAGACCCGAGAAGCCACCAGGAAGAACATGCAAGAGCCATCcctgacttgctttgaccaagcCCAGGGAAAAGTACACAGCCTCATGGAGAAAGACTCTTATCCCAGGTTCCTGAGGTCCAAAATGTACTTAGATTTGCTGTCCCAAAGCCAGAGGAGGCTCAGTTAG